The following is a genomic window from Niabella soli DSM 19437.
TTCTCTTCGGGGTGGGCTTCATCCTCCTGCTCATGCAGGGTCACCTGCCTGTTTTCCGCTGCATCCAGCGCCAGGCCTGCATGTGCATGTTCTTTATTATGGTGATATTGAAATTTTTCCGCTTTTAACAACCAGTTGGAAATAACCGGCACCAATGTTTGCGCTGCCACGTAGGACACAATCATCGCAAATCCTATTGATAAGGAAAGCGGTAGGAACATCGCCTTTGGCACCCCACTCATCACAAAAGAAGGAGCAAATACCGCCAGGATACAAAGCAGGATCAGTAGCAGCGGAAACGATATTTCCACACAGGCATCCAGGATGGCCTGTCGTTTCGGTTTGCCCATCTCCAGGTGCTGGTGAATATTTTCGATCGTAACCGTTGCCTGGTCCACCAGTATCCCTATGGCCAATGCCAGTCCGCTCAAAGTCATAATATTCACGGTTTGCCCCATCATATTTAAAAACAGCACGGCTCCCAATACCGAAACGGGGATCGTAATGATCACCACCAGGCTGCTGCGCCAGTCCCGCAGAAATAACAATACCATCAGCCCCGTCAACAGCGCACCCAACGCACCCTCTGTCATCAGGCTTTTGACGGAGTTCATTACAAACACCGACTGATCAAAAGCATAACTGATATCCATGTCATCCGGCAACAGGCTCTTCATTTCAGGGATTGTCTTTTTCAGTGTTTGTACCACCGACCAGGTAGAGGCATCCGCTGTTTTTACCACGGGTATATACACCGAACGCTTGCCGTTGATCAGCGCATAATCCACCGTTACATCAGCCGCATCCGATACCGTCGCCACCTGGTTCATAAACACCGTATTGGTGCCATTGGTAATAACCGGTATCTTTTGAAATGCTTCCACATTATTTTCCAGCGTATTTACTGTTGTTACATACATCAGGCTATCCACGCGCAGGTTGCCCGAAGGGCTCATGGCATTATTTTTTGTGATAGCGGCAACGATCTGATCGGGAGAGACATTGTACTGGCGCAGTTTCCCGGGGTCTACGTTTACGACGATGGAACGCGAATTGGCGCCAAAGGGTGGCGGCGCCGATAATCCTGGGATCGTAGCAAACATAGGCCGCACCCGGGTTACGGCCAGGTCGTAAATTTCCTTCAGCGATTTTGTTTTACTGCTGAATACCAGTTCCCCTACCGGCAGCGAAGAGGCATCAAAGCGGATCACCTGCGGCGGCAAAGCCCCCGGGGGGAAGAATTTTGAGGCGCGGTTCACCTGGAGGGCCACCTGGGCAGAGGCCTCCGCCATATTCGTTCCTTCATAAAAGGATAGTTTAATAAGGGTAAGCCCCTGGATATTTTTACTTTCTATATTTTTAATCCCGTTTACATATAAAAACTGATCCTGCATACGGGTGGCAAAAAAACCTTCCATCTGCTGGGGGCTCATACCTCCATAGGATTCGATAACATAGATGGTGGGCAAATTCAGTTTGGGAAAAATATCAATGGGTATGGATCGTATGGCCATTATTGAAAACAGCAACAGCCCTGCAAACAGGACGATCACCGTTACAGGTCTTTTTAGTGCAGCCTTTATCATTAGTATTCCAGGTTTAAGGATTGAATAAATTGATCGAGCGTACCGGTTGCCACGGCCTTGTTCAGCAATGCCAGGTACCAATCGGTATTGGACTCTATATAATCGATCTGTGAACGGTACAATACAAATGAAGCATTGGTGAGATCGATAAGCGAGATCAATCCTGCTTTATATTGTGCCATTTTCTGACGGTAGACCACTTGCGCAGAGCCGAGTTGTACCGGTATTTGCTTTAAATTGGCCCGCGCTGTTTGCAGCTCATTATCGGCCTGCAGGGTTTGCGATTGCAATGCCTGGCGCTCCTGCTCCCATTCCTGGTTGCTGGCTTCCGTTGCGTACCGGTTTTCCGACAGGCGGTCTTTTTTATAGATCCCGTTCAGGAAATTATACGTCAGCGCAATACCGGCCAGGTAATTGTAGCGCTGATAACCCAGCCCTGTTGCCAGCGGCTGATAATCGTTACTGTATTGAATGGACGATCCGCGCGCCCAGGCGCTTGCCATCAGGTGCAGCCGTGGTAAAAAGCTTTTGCGGATCAGGGCCTCATTTACCCGGAAGCTGTTGGTGCGCATCTGGTAATATTCCAGCACTGGGTTATGAATAGAGTCGATGGGAAAATTCATCACCGGTGGCACCGGATGCAGGTGCCCGTAAAAAGAAGTATCAACGTTGATCTGCTGTGCCGGGAGCCCGGTTAAAAAAGCCAACTGCTCCTTATACTGATTGATGATGCCCAGCGTTTGATTGTAACCAATGTTTGCTTTTGACAACTCCGCATTGGCCATTGAGGAATCGGCGCCGGCGATCAGCCCGCTACCACTCAATGCATATATTACTTTATAAATACTGGTATACCGGTCTATATTCTGCTGATCGGTGGTTAGCTTAATTTCATATTTCAACAGGTTCAGGTAAAGCAGCACCAGCTTTGCTTTCACGGTATAAAGGTCTTTGGAAAGATCGGCCTGGTTCAACTGAATATCCGACTGCGCCGCATTTATTTTCGCCTGGTTCAGTCCAAAGTTCACCAGACTGTAATCACCTGAAACCACCGCAATATTGCCGGTGGCGGCCTGCATATTATTAGCCGCTGTAATACCGCCGGATGCAGAAGGAATTAATCCCATACTAAACAATGCACCTGAAAGGGAATTGTCTGTACCAATATTTACTTCATCGGCCCCGGCAATAACCGGGAGAAAAGAATGTTTAGTGGCTGTAAACCTTGCCTGTGCTGCATTTACCAGGGCCTGTTTTTGTTTCAACAGGGGAAGATTGGTTTTAGAAGCAGCGATCAGGTCCAGTAAAGTAAGGTGTGTTTGCGCCGATGCGGAACCGCCCCCCCATAAAAGAAGCAGGCCCATACCCATTAGCGCAAAGCACCTTCTTTGTAAGAAAGTACTCATGTAAAAATCTTTAGTTAAAAGAAAAAATTAGACTTGAAAAAAGGGCGCCATTGCAGGAGGGCCCCGTAGCGCGGAGCAATAATAGGTAGTGGTATAAAGCGCGATCGCAGAGCGATCATATTGCTTCCTGACAACAAAAAAAGTAATAGCAATTAGAAATATAAACGCCGCAATGATCAATGCCGGCTGTAGCTCAAAGCGCTTATTTAATTGCTTGGTAGTATGGGAATGACTATGAGCAGTGGTAACCGTTTTGGCTTTTGTGTTGGAAGTAACCTGGTGCGCAGACGGCCACTGGTATTCCCGGGCGCTGATGCTTCGGGCGTGAAACTGAACAAAAAAGAAACAGGCATAGAGCATTAGTAATAATGCCCTGAAAAGAATATCTGCAGTCCTGTTCGCTCTTATTCTCATCTATAATGAAAATTCCGGGCAAAGTTAAAGGATTATAAAGCGCGTTTTTTCTTTATTCGATACCGCTCCTCCTTTTTTAGAATAATTTTAAAGGATTATGACAAAAGCTAAAAATGATTTAATAACAATTGTTCGTTTATCCTCTTTAAGATGTCGGGTCGGTTTCTATTATTTTTTTGTGTGTATCTTTTCCAAAACCGCTTTTAAAACAACGGCCTGGTTGTGTACCTCATCCTTTGCACCATACAAAAGCGTGATTAGCTTATTTGCCTTGTGTTCCTGCACAAAGGCGTCCACAGCGCTGTTAGCCTGCAATTCCTCCCGGTATTTTTTCTGAAACGCCGCCCATTTTTGCGGATCATGATCAAACCATTTCCGCAATGCACCGGATGGCGCGAGTTCTTTTGCCCACTCATCGATGTCCGCGGTAGCCTTCTTTACCCCGCGCGGCCATAACCGGTCTACCAACACCCGGTACCCGTCTGAAGGATCCGCTGGCTCGTAAATGCGTTTCAATTGGATTTTGGGCATGAGGTTACTTTATTCCCCTAAAGTTACTAAAAAAATGGCAAGGCTTCTATTGTGCACTTATAGGGGCCGGCTTCAGTACTACTATCGGCTTTACTTGTTCCGATAGCAATCGGAAC
Proteins encoded in this region:
- a CDS encoding TolC family protein; protein product: MSTFLQRRCFALMGMGLLLLWGGGSASAQTHLTLLDLIAASKTNLPLLKQKQALVNAAQARFTATKHSFLPVIAGADEVNIGTDNSLSGALFSMGLIPSASGGITAANNMQAATGNIAVVSGDYSLVNFGLNQAKINAAQSDIQLNQADLSKDLYTVKAKLVLLYLNLLKYEIKLTTDQQNIDRYTSIYKVIYALSGSGLIAGADSSMANAELSKANIGYNQTLGIINQYKEQLAFLTGLPAQQINVDTSFYGHLHPVPPVMNFPIDSIHNPVLEYYQMRTNSFRVNEALIRKSFLPRLHLMASAWARGSSIQYSNDYQPLATGLGYQRYNYLAGIALTYNFLNGIYKKDRLSENRYATEASNQEWEQERQALQSQTLQADNELQTARANLKQIPVQLGSAQVVYRQKMAQYKAGLISLIDLTNASFVLYRSQIDYIESNTDWYLALLNKAVATGTLDQFIQSLNLEY
- a CDS encoding DUF488 domain-containing protein, with the translated sequence MPKIQLKRIYEPADPSDGYRVLVDRLWPRGVKKATADIDEWAKELAPSGALRKWFDHDPQKWAAFQKKYREELQANSAVDAFVQEHKANKLITLLYGAKDEVHNQAVVLKAVLEKIHTKK